From a single Apium graveolens cultivar Ventura chromosome 2, ASM990537v1, whole genome shotgun sequence genomic region:
- the LOC141707778 gene encoding pentatricopeptide repeat-containing protein At4g33990: MFRFQVACKGWLFSDFRLEKCTRNRLYSNVVSCLQVSSNGIERIARKIDFELQFESRNKTGRAKCLHARLIVSGKAQNVVVSTQLVNHYAHMGEIYMSRRIFDFISSKNVFAWNSMMSSYVRNGCYRDAVKCLSKMLMTADVRPDFYTFPTVLKACGNLIDGSQIHTWAFKMGFQLDVFVASALVHMYCKFGSFRVAREIFNVMTYRDQGCWNAIISGLCQNGYGVEALEILDKMRMEGIAMDPVTVSTILSVCAQIDDFCRGCLIHLYAIKHGLEFDLFVGNALINMYAKFGLLGNAQKVFDLMEERDLVSWNSLIAAYEQNYNPDTALDLCREMQLHDVQPDFLTLVSLASSVAQTQDSQNSGSLHAFILKRCWIQEHVAVGNAVVDMYAKLGIMDSALKVFEELPSKDLISWNTMITGYAQNGFASEAIEVYSMLENCENIIPNEATWVSVLPAYAHVGSLRGGTKIHAHTLKAGFNLDVFVGTSLVDLYGKCGRLNDAMSLFYEVPRRNPIPWNAVISCHAIHGHGETCLQLFGDMLDEGVNPDHVSFVSLLSACSHSGLVSQGQWCFDLMHKCGVKPSLKHYGCMVDLLGRAGHLDKAYNFIKSMPLQPDASIWGALLGACRIHGNVELGNLASNRLFEVDSENVGYYVLLSNIYANVGKWEGVDQVRSLARDRGLRKTPGWSSMEIDNKVEVFYTGNQSHPQCEDIYNELEILTDKIKSLGYVPDYSFVLQDVEEDEKQHILTSHSERLAIAYGIISTPPKTTIRIFKNLRVCGDCHNATKLISKITEREIIVRDSNRFHHFKDGNCSCGDYW; this comes from the exons ATGTTCAG ATTTCAGGTAGCCTGCAAAGGTTGGCTTTTTTCGGATTTTCGACTAGAGAAATGTACCCGTAATCGATTATATTCAAATGTTGTTAGTTGTTTGCAAGTTTCGTCTAATGGCATTGAGAGGATTGCTAGAAAGATTGATTTTGAGCTTCAGTTTGAATCTCGCAATAAAACCGGTCGTGCCAAGTGTCTTCATGCTCGTCTTATTGTGTCCGGAAAGGCTCAAAATGTTGTTGTATCAACTCAACTTGTTAATCACTATGCTCATATGGGTGAAATATATATGTCCCGGAGaatttttgattttatttcaaGTAAGAATGTGTTTGCGTGGAATTCGATGATGTCTTCTTATGTTCGTAATGGTTGTTATCGTGATGCGGTGAAATGTTTGTCGAAGATGTTGATGACTGCTGATGTTCGTCCTGATTTCTATACGTTTCCTACTGTGTTGAAAGCTTGTGGTAACTTGATTGATGGGAGTCAAATACATACGTGGGCATTTAAAATGGGTTTTCAGCTGGACGTGTTTGTTGCCTCTGCATTGGTGCACATGTATTGCAAATTTGGCTCATTTCGTGTTGCTCGTGAAATTTTCAATGTTATGACATACCGTGACCAGGGTTGTTGGAATGCTATAATTTCTGGACTTTGTCAGAATGGTTATGGTGTGGAGGCACTTGAGATCTTGGATAAAATGAGGATGGAGGGAATTGCAATGGACCCAGTAACTGTTTCAACCATACTTTCAGTCTGTGCTCAAATAGATGACTTTTGTCGGGGATGTTTGATACACTTGTACGCAATAAAGCATGGGTTAGAATTTGATCTGTTTGTGGGTAATGCTCTGATTAACATGTATGCAAAATTTGGTTTATTGGGGAATGCTCAGAAGGTCTTTGATCTGATGGAGGAGAGAGATTTGGTCTCTTGGAACTCATTAATTGCTGCATATGAGCAGAACTATAATCCAGATACTGCCCTTGACTTATGCCGAGAGATGCAATTGCATGACGTTCAACCTGATTTTTTGACTCTAGTGAGCTTAGCTTCTAGTGTTGCTCAAACCCAGGATTCTCAAAATAGTGGATCTCTTCATGCATTTATACTAAAAAGATGCTGGATTCAGGAGCATGTCGCCGTCGGAAATGCAGTTGTGGACATGTATGCAAAGTTGGGTATTATGGACTCGGCCCTGAAAGTTTTTGAAGAGCTTCCTTCGAAAGATTTAATCTCTTGGAATACAATGATAACAGGCTATGCTCAGAATGGCTTTGCAAGTGAGGCGATTGAAGTCTATAGCATGCTGGAAAACTGTGAGAATATAATACCAAATGAAGCAACTTGGGTTAGTGTTTTGCCAGCATATGCTCATGTAGGAAGCCTGCGAGGAGGGACAAAAATTCATGCACATACACTGAAAGCTGGTTTCAACTTAGATGTCTTTGTGGGGACCAGCCTCGTTGATCTCTATGGAAAATGTGGGAGACTAAACGATGCAATGTCCTTGTTTTACGAAGTCCCTAGAAGAAATCCAATCCCTTGGAATGCTGTTATTTCATGTCATGCAATTCATGGCCATGGCGAGACGTGTCTGCAGTTATTCGGAGATATGCTTGATGAGGGGGTAAATCCAGATCATGTAAGCTTTGTATCCTTATTGTCAGCTTGCAGCCATTCAGGTTTAGTTTCTCAGGGTCAGTGGTGTTTTGATCTGATGCACAAGTGTGGGGTCAAACCAAGTTTGAAGCATTATGGCTGCATGGTTGATTTGCTTGGCCGGGCCGGACATTTAGATAAAGCATACAATTTCATTAAGAGCATGCCCTTACAGCCTGATGCTTCAATTTGGGGTGCTCTTCTTGGAGCTTGTAGAATCCATGGAAATGTTGAGTTAGGTAACTTGGCTTCAAACCGCTTATTTGAAGTTGATTCAGAGAATGTTGGCTACTATGTACTTTTatcaaatatttatgcaaatgtTGGGAAATGGGAAGGGGTAGACCAAGTCAGATCATTAGCTAGAGACAGGGGACTGAGGAAGACTCCTGGGTGGAGCTCTATGGAAATCGATAATAAAGTTGAAGTCTTTTATACAGGAAACCAGTCTCACCCCCAATGTGAAGACATATACAATGAGTTAGAAATTTTGACTGATAAAATTAAGAGCCTTGGTTATGTTCCAGACTATAGCTTTGTATTGCAGGATGTTGAGGAGGATGAGAAGCAACACATACTTACAAGTCACAGTGAAAGATTGGCTATTGCATATGGAATTATCAGCACTCCTCCTAAGACAACTATTAGAATATTTAAGAACTTGAGAGTTTGTGGTGATTGCCACAATGCAACTAAATTGATTTCAAAGATAACTGAAAGGGAGATCATTGTGAGAGATTCTAATCGTTTCCATCATTTCAAGGATGGAAATTGTTCTTGCGGTGATTATTGGTGA
- the LOC141692474 gene encoding uncharacterized protein LOC141692474, producing the protein MSSETRLYIFTTVRIEARFYGMVTIWGHKLLKLSAIINRVICSKISSMPLWIKLSNVPESYWTDEGLSWLASVVGQPVVADSLTSKLEMVPFAKMCVNCDFGDPLPNEILANALDPVTEETYVTNVYVTYPVRPRSCEACKSLGHSSSAFPLVKRVWVLINKDYISGTNTAPKSMTNALDEAQSAGQSDLNAEKAGGGWTIKRKARAPSSPAEDISPTPLRTLKNLKLVDEIDSKRAELHPDSFEEGNSDQSKGLSKSQLKKLKLKQKQQLSPPHPLLNRPNLMEIDFCSYNMRGLHDKIAFYKDFFSVNKISLVALLEAHVKKEKASFVSSLISPQFQCLFNHEYHHNVVTMVYAYNEVVNRRALWADLARVNSLNSFNGKNSTMVHNGRAFYLVDCNLDTPLMRKLDRILVNEKWLEVYDLSTAHFLNRGLSDDCPAVVNLGIIRERIFKPFQLFHLILEDENFLPTIETAWRVHIFGDL; encoded by the exons ATGAGCTCGGAGACCCGTCTCTATATATTTACCACTGTTAGAATAGAGGCAAGATTTTATGGGATGGTTACAATTTGGGGGCATAAACTTTTAAAGTTGAGTGCTATTATTAACCGGGTTATCTGTTCTAAAATATCTTCTATGCCACTTTGGATCAAGCTCTCTAATGTACCTGAGAGTTATTGGACAGATGAAGGTCTGAGCTGGCTTGCTAGTGTAGTGGGGCAACCTGTAGTTGCGGATTCTTTGACTTCTAAGCTTGAAATGGTTCCTTTTGCCAAAATGTGTGTAAATTGTGATTTTGGTGACCCTTTACCAAATGAGATCCTTGCAAATGCCCTTGATCCTGTGACGGAAGAAACTTATGTCACTAACGTTTATGTTACGTACCCTGTTCGTCCTCGATCTTGTGAAGCTTGTAAATCCTTGGGTCACTCTTCCAGTGCTTTCCCGTTAGTCAAAAGAGTTTGGGTTCTCATAAATAAAGATTACATATCTGGAACTAACACTGCTCCTAAATCTATGACTAATGCTTTGGATGAAGCTCAATCGGCTGGGCAGAGTGATTTAAATGCAGAAAAAGCTGGTGGTGGCTGGACCA TTAAGAGAAAGGCTCGTGCACCTTCATCTCCAGCTGAAGACATCTCTCCTACCCCTCTAAGGACTTTAAAAAATCTGAAACTTGTCGACGAAATTGACTCAAAGAGAGCTGAACTCCATCCTGATTCCTTTGAGGAAGGGAATTCTGACCAATCAAAAGGTTTATCTAAATCACAGCTAAAGAAACTCAAGCTAAAACAGAAGCAGCAACTTTCGCCCCCCCACCCTCTTCTCAATCGTCCTAATCTTATGGAGATAGACTTTTGTTCCTATAACATGAGAGGGCTTCATGATAAAATAGCCTTCTACAAGGATTTTTTCAGCGTAAATAAGATTAGTTTGGTTGCTCTACTTGAAGCACATGTTAAAAAGGAAAAAGCTTCTTTTGTTTCGTCTCTAATCTCTCCTCAGTTTCAGTGTTTATTTAACCATGAGTATCACCATAATG TTGTCACTATGGTTTATGCCTATAATGAGGTCGTTAACCGTAGGGCCTTGTGGGCTGACCTTGCTCGCGTTAACAGTCTAAATTCTTTCAATGGTAAAAATTCAACCATGGTGCACAATGG GCGAGCATTTTACTTGGTGGATTGTAATCTTGACACCCCTCTTATGAGGAAACTCGATAGAATCTTAGTTAATGAGAAATGGCTTGAAGTATATGATTTGTCTACTGCTCATTTCCTGAACAGAGGCCTCTCAGATGACTGCCCTGCTGTGGTTAACCTCGGTATTATTAGAGAAAGGATTTTTAAGCCTTTTCAGCTCTTTCATCTCATTCTTGAGGATGAGAACTTTCTCCCTACTATTGAGACAGCTTGGCGAGTTCACATTTTTGGTGACCTTTAG